Proteins encoded by one window of Companilactobacillus ginsenosidimutans:
- the nusA gene encoding transcription termination factor NusA has protein sequence MTKEMVDALDALETEKGIKKEYVIESLEAALVAAYKRNYNQAQNVEVEFDAKKGNIHVYSVKEVVEEVADDRLEISLTDAQKKSKGYEIGDHIRDEVTPKDFGRIAAQTAKQVIMQRVREAERDIIYNEYSQYEHEIIQGIVERSDSRFVYISFGKIEAVMAKSDQMPNETYNPRDRVRVYVTKVENATKGPQVFVSRTDPSLVKRLFEQEVPEIYDGTVEIVSIAREAGDRTKIAVKSDNPDIDPVGTCVGPKGSRVQAVVDELNGENIDVVPYVDDPVDYIANALNPAEVIAVQFDDDDKQQCMVIVPDYHLSLAIGKKGQNARLAAKLTGYKIDIKPESQVEFVDDNDQDVDIDDIDSTDTNDSSDNDSDTQANSDSEE, from the coding sequence ATGACAAAAGAAATGGTTGATGCATTGGATGCATTGGAAACTGAAAAAGGTATTAAGAAAGAATATGTTATTGAATCGCTTGAAGCTGCATTAGTTGCCGCCTATAAACGTAACTACAACCAAGCACAAAACGTTGAAGTTGAGTTTGATGCAAAAAAAGGTAACATTCATGTATATTCTGTTAAAGAAGTGGTTGAAGAAGTTGCTGATGATCGTTTAGAAATCTCATTAACAGATGCTCAGAAGAAGAGCAAGGGTTATGAGATTGGTGATCATATTCGTGATGAGGTTACTCCAAAAGATTTCGGACGTATTGCTGCTCAAACAGCAAAACAAGTAATTATGCAACGAGTTCGTGAAGCTGAACGCGATATCATTTATAATGAATATAGTCAGTACGAACACGAGATTATTCAAGGTATCGTAGAACGTAGTGATAGCAGATTTGTTTATATTAGCTTTGGTAAAATTGAAGCTGTTATGGCTAAGTCAGATCAAATGCCTAATGAAACATACAATCCACGTGACCGTGTTCGTGTGTATGTTACAAAAGTTGAAAATGCTACTAAAGGACCTCAAGTGTTTGTTTCAAGAACAGATCCAAGTTTAGTTAAGAGATTATTCGAACAAGAGGTTCCTGAAATTTATGATGGAACAGTAGAAATTGTTTCAATTGCCCGTGAAGCTGGTGATAGAACAAAGATTGCTGTAAAATCTGATAATCCTGATATCGATCCAGTCGGTACATGTGTTGGACCAAAGGGTTCACGTGTTCAAGCAGTTGTTGATGAATTAAATGGTGAAAACATCGATGTTGTTCCTTATGTTGATGATCCAGTTGACTACATTGCAAACGCACTTAATCCTGCAGAAGTAATCGCAGTTCAATTCGACGATGACGATAAACAACAATGCATGGTAATTGTTCCTGACTATCACTTGTCATTGGCAATTGGTAAAAAGGGTCAAAATGCACGTCTTGCTGCTAAACTAACTGGTTACAAGATTGATATTAAGCCAGAATCACAAGTTGAGTTTGTTGATGACAATGATCAAGATGTTGATATAGATGATATCGATTCAACTGATACTAATGATTCAAGCGATAATGATTCTGATACACAAGCAAATTCTGACTCAGAAGAATAA
- a CDS encoding proline--tRNA ligase, which produces MKQSRMYIPTLKQTPSDAEAISHQLMLRAGYIRQVAAGAYTFLPLAWSVIRKIEAKMRKEMENVDAVEMRMPAILPADLWKESGRYETYGDNLFKFKDRHDREFILGPTHEETFTSVVKENLNSYKKLPIVLYQMQAKYRDEDRPRNGLLRGREFYMKDAYSFTANKEQLDVIFNKMEVAYRNIFDAFGLNYRVIIGDAGAMGGTDSKEFSAIAGIGEDTIAYSDASDYSANLEMAASKIEKLPAEEHKQIEEVDTPNVHTIDALSQLLDVNSSRIMKAVAYMADEKPVLVMIRGDYQVNDIKLKNILGADFLNEATAEEVTDVFHSVPGFISPKGMDTTDITVIYDSSLEGLDNFVLGTNKADSHFINANFEDLGDEKPEFKDVRTVKEGEQSPDGKGTIKFTRGIEIGHIFKLGTKFSNALGANFLDENGKSQPIIMGSYGIGISRLLSAIIEQHNDENGIVWPVNLAPYQVHVVPIKYKDDVQKKLSDEIVDLLKNEGYDVLLDDRNERAGVKFADSDLIGMPIRITVGKKAADSIVELKLRKTGETIEVNKDELINSVKILLKNQE; this is translated from the coding sequence ATGAAACAATCTCGTATGTATATTCCAACACTTAAGCAGACACCGTCTGACGCTGAGGCAATTAGTCATCAGTTAATGTTGCGTGCAGGATACATTAGACAAGTGGCAGCAGGAGCCTATACTTTCTTACCTTTAGCATGGAGTGTTATTAGAAAAATTGAAGCCAAAATGCGTAAGGAAATGGAAAATGTAGATGCTGTTGAAATGAGAATGCCAGCTATCTTGCCAGCAGATTTGTGGAAGGAAAGCGGACGTTACGAGACTTATGGTGATAACTTATTTAAGTTCAAGGATCGTCATGATCGTGAATTTATTTTAGGACCTACACATGAAGAAACTTTTACGAGCGTCGTAAAAGAAAATTTGAACAGTTACAAGAAATTGCCAATCGTTCTTTATCAAATGCAAGCTAAGTATCGTGATGAAGATCGTCCACGTAATGGTCTGCTTCGTGGAAGAGAATTTTACATGAAGGACGCTTATTCATTTACCGCTAACAAAGAACAGCTCGATGTTATTTTCAATAAAATGGAAGTTGCATATCGTAATATCTTTGATGCTTTCGGTTTAAATTATCGTGTAATTATCGGTGATGCTGGAGCAATGGGTGGTACAGATTCAAAAGAATTCTCTGCTATTGCTGGTATAGGTGAAGATACAATAGCTTATTCTGATGCAAGTGATTATTCAGCTAACTTAGAAATGGCTGCAAGTAAAATTGAAAAATTACCTGCTGAAGAGCATAAACAAATTGAAGAAGTGGATACTCCAAATGTTCATACCATTGATGCATTGTCACAGCTTCTTGACGTGAACTCTTCAAGAATTATGAAGGCTGTTGCATATATGGCCGATGAAAAGCCAGTGTTGGTCATGATTCGTGGCGACTACCAAGTAAATGATATTAAGCTTAAAAATATTTTAGGTGCTGATTTCTTAAATGAAGCCACAGCTGAAGAGGTTACCGATGTATTCCATAGTGTACCTGGTTTCATTAGTCCTAAGGGTATGGATACGACTGATATCACCGTCATTTATGATAGTTCTCTTGAAGGATTAGATAACTTTGTATTAGGTACAAACAAAGCTGATAGTCACTTCATCAATGCAAACTTTGAAGACCTTGGTGATGAAAAGCCAGAATTTAAAGATGTTCGTACTGTTAAAGAAGGAGAGCAATCTCCTGATGGTAAAGGAACGATTAAATTTACCAGAGGTATTGAGATTGGACATATCTTTAAATTAGGAACAAAATTCTCAAACGCCTTGGGTGCCAATTTCTTGGATGAAAATGGTAAATCTCAGCCTATTATTATGGGTAGTTATGGTATTGGTATTTCGAGATTGTTATCAGCTATCATTGAACAACACAATGATGAAAATGGTATCGTTTGGCCAGTTAACTTAGCACCTTATCAAGTACACGTTGTACCTATTAAATATAAGGATGACGTACAAAAGAAACTTAGTGATGAAATTGTAGACTTGTTGAAAAACGAAGGTTATGATGTCTTACTAGATGACAGAAACGAACGTGCGGGTGTTAAATTTGCTGACTCAGATCTTATTGGTATGCCAATTAGAATTACAGTTGGTAAAAAAGCAGCTGATTCAATTGTTGAACTTAAACTCAGAAAAACTGGCGAAACAATTGAAGTAAATAAAGATGAATTAATAAATTCAGTAAAAATCTTGCTTAAGAATCAGGAATGA
- a CDS encoding PolC-type DNA polymerase III — MSDNQDLFKILIKQIKLENVLPDSDLFDNAKLKKVEVHKQSKRWTFFFEFNSILPFNDFQIFNEALNNGFKDIANVDFEISVPNATLDENLVHEYWKYVLSHAELNSPVVSKLMTENPPHFENGQVFLTVSNGFLVDFMNGEIISGIQNEYSNLGFPSFKIRCNVDEAKSQEKIEELKTANAEKEKVFQTKAKEVSEKKAKKPASANVKRVGKKIPDDAPIAQMVDIVEEDRNKVVEGYIFDLDVRKLKSGRSLLILKVTDYTSSFSIKKFSNGEDDELFFEGLDKGAWIRVRGNVQEDNFSRELVIMANDINIIKHEGRHDTAEEGHKRIELHAHTNMSQMDAIPSATALVKRASEWGQPAIAITDHRALQAFPEAYAAGQKFGVKIAYGVEVDLVDEGNPIAYNLKDQALEGSEYVIFDTETTGLSAVYDSMIEIGATKMKDGEVVDRFDEFINPGHPLSEITTNLTSITTEMVENAPDEKAIIDKFMDFVGDDILVGHNVTFDMGFMNAALTRQGHPRLSMPVVDTLELSRTLHSEYRNHKLDSLAKKYNIVLEHHHRADSDAETTGYLMYKLFEELENKFGTNNVSQLNDNVGGEEAYKQARPSHAILLAKTQAGLKNMFKIVSYGMTQYFYRTARVPRRLLNKYREGIIVGSACKDGEVFNTMMQKGYDETREVAQYYDYLEVMPKPVYQHLIDSKIVKDEQSLEEIVSNIVKLGKEIDKPVVATGDVHYLDPSDKVYREIVVKAVKGNPLARQALPDVQFRTTNEMFDEFSFLDDDIENEIIVDNPQKIIDSLDDLSPVKDRLYTPKMEGAEDEIKNLTLNKAHELYGDPLPEIVQERMDKELKSIIGNGFSVIYLISQRLVFKSNKDGYLVGSRGSVGSSFVATMTGITEVNPLAPHYRCPKCKYSEFFTKGEVGSGFDLPDKKCPKCGTDLLKDGQDIPFETFLGFKGDKVPDIDLNFSGDYQPVAHNYTKVLFGEDHVFRAGTIGTIADRTAFGYVKNYEETTGLQIRKAEEERLAMGSTGVKRTTGQHPAGIIVVPDYMDIFDFTPIQFPADDQNAAWKTTHFDFHSIHDNILKLDILGHDDPTMIRTLQDLSGIDPLTIPVDDKEVMSLFSGTEALGVTPEQIFSKTGTLGVPEFGTRFVRGMLEKTHPTTFAELLQISGLSHGTDVWLGNAEELIDKGVVTLKDVIGCRDNIMMDLIHYGMDSQIAFQIMEHVRKGRGIPDEWKQAMKDADVPDWYIESCLKIKYMFPKAHATAYILMALRIAYFKVHYPLYYYSAYMSVRADDYDLVAMTSGKEAVKNAMQEINSKGMEASTKEKNLLTVLEIANECIERGFRIKMVDLEKSDAFEFKIIDDHTLLAPFNAIPGLGDNVAKQIVAAREEQPFLSKEDLSIRGKVSKTVIEYMSDNHALDGMPDENQLSLF; from the coding sequence ATGTCAGATAATCAAGATTTATTCAAAATTCTGATAAAACAAATTAAATTAGAAAACGTATTACCGGACAGTGATTTGTTTGATAATGCCAAACTCAAAAAAGTGGAAGTCCATAAGCAATCAAAAAGATGGACTTTCTTTTTTGAGTTTAATAGCATATTGCCATTTAATGATTTTCAAATATTTAATGAAGCTTTGAACAACGGGTTTAAAGATATTGCCAATGTTGATTTTGAAATATCAGTTCCAAATGCAACTCTTGATGAAAATTTAGTACATGAATATTGGAAATATGTACTTAGTCACGCAGAGCTTAATTCTCCAGTTGTTTCAAAACTTATGACCGAGAATCCACCACACTTTGAAAACGGACAAGTTTTCCTAACTGTATCTAATGGTTTCCTTGTCGATTTTATGAATGGCGAGATAATCTCTGGTATCCAAAATGAATATAGTAATTTGGGATTTCCAAGTTTTAAGATTCGTTGCAATGTTGATGAGGCAAAATCACAAGAGAAAATTGAAGAACTTAAAACAGCAAATGCGGAAAAGGAAAAAGTTTTTCAGACCAAGGCTAAGGAAGTTAGTGAGAAAAAAGCTAAAAAACCCGCTAGTGCCAATGTAAAACGTGTTGGTAAAAAAATACCGGATGATGCCCCAATTGCTCAGATGGTTGATATTGTTGAAGAAGACAGAAACAAAGTTGTTGAGGGATATATTTTTGATTTAGATGTCCGCAAACTAAAGTCTGGTCGTTCCCTTTTAATTCTAAAAGTTACAGATTATACTTCATCATTCAGTATCAAGAAGTTTTCTAACGGGGAAGATGATGAATTATTCTTCGAGGGACTAGATAAGGGTGCTTGGATTAGAGTTCGTGGTAATGTTCAGGAAGATAACTTCTCACGTGAATTAGTTATTATGGCTAATGATATCAATATCATTAAACATGAGGGTAGACACGATACCGCCGAAGAGGGCCACAAGCGAATTGAATTACATGCTCATACAAATATGAGTCAAATGGATGCAATCCCTAGTGCAACCGCACTTGTTAAACGTGCAAGTGAATGGGGGCAACCTGCGATTGCAATTACTGACCATCGTGCACTACAAGCATTTCCAGAGGCTTATGCTGCTGGGCAGAAATTTGGGGTTAAAATTGCTTATGGCGTTGAAGTTGACTTAGTTGATGAAGGTAATCCGATTGCTTATAACTTAAAAGATCAAGCATTAGAAGGCTCAGAGTATGTTATTTTCGATACTGAAACAACTGGTCTTTCAGCTGTCTATGATTCCATGATTGAAATTGGTGCTACCAAAATGAAAGATGGGGAGGTCGTTGACAGATTTGACGAGTTCATCAACCCTGGTCATCCTTTATCAGAAATAACTACTAATTTGACAAGTATCACAACTGAGATGGTTGAAAATGCACCTGATGAGAAAGCAATTATTGATAAATTTATGGATTTCGTTGGTGATGATATTTTAGTCGGTCACAACGTAACTTTTGATATGGGATTTATGAATGCTGCCTTAACTCGTCAAGGTCATCCACGTTTATCGATGCCAGTTGTTGACACATTGGAGCTTTCAAGAACTCTTCATTCTGAATATCGAAATCACAAACTTGATTCATTAGCGAAGAAATACAACATTGTTTTGGAACATCATCACCGTGCGGATTCTGATGCTGAGACCACAGGTTACTTGATGTATAAGTTGTTTGAGGAACTAGAAAATAAATTTGGCACTAATAACGTTTCTCAACTGAATGATAATGTTGGTGGTGAAGAAGCATATAAACAAGCTAGACCTAGTCATGCCATTTTATTGGCCAAGACGCAAGCAGGTTTGAAAAATATGTTTAAAATCGTGTCGTATGGAATGACACAATATTTCTACCGCACTGCTAGAGTTCCAAGACGATTGTTAAATAAGTACCGTGAGGGAATTATTGTTGGTTCTGCATGTAAAGATGGTGAAGTTTTTAATACCATGATGCAAAAAGGTTATGACGAGACCCGTGAGGTTGCTCAATATTATGATTACTTGGAAGTCATGCCAAAACCTGTTTATCAACATCTGATCGATTCAAAAATTGTTAAAGATGAACAATCACTGGAAGAAATAGTTTCAAACATAGTTAAATTGGGAAAAGAAATTGATAAACCTGTTGTTGCTACGGGAGATGTGCATTATTTGGACCCATCAGACAAAGTTTATCGTGAAATCGTCGTTAAAGCTGTCAAAGGAAATCCGCTTGCAAGACAAGCATTACCTGATGTTCAATTTAGAACAACTAACGAAATGTTTGATGAATTCTCGTTTTTAGACGATGATATCGAAAATGAAATTATTGTTGATAATCCGCAAAAAATAATTGATTCACTTGATGATCTTTCACCTGTGAAGGATCGTTTGTACACTCCTAAAATGGAGGGTGCTGAGGATGAAATTAAGAATCTTACCTTGAATAAAGCCCATGAATTGTATGGTGATCCGTTACCTGAAATTGTCCAGGAACGTATGGATAAAGAATTAAAAAGTATTATTGGTAACGGATTCTCAGTTATTTATTTAATCTCACAACGTTTGGTTTTTAAATCAAATAAAGATGGGTACTTGGTTGGTTCTCGTGGTTCGGTCGGATCAAGTTTCGTTGCAACAATGACAGGTATTACTGAGGTCAATCCTCTGGCACCACATTATCGTTGTCCTAAATGTAAATATTCGGAATTTTTCACAAAAGGTGAAGTTGGTTCTGGATTTGATTTACCCGATAAGAAGTGTCCTAAATGTGGTACTGATCTATTAAAAGATGGACAAGATATTCCCTTCGAAACTTTCTTAGGTTTCAAAGGTGATAAGGTTCCTGATATCGATTTAAACTTCTCAGGTGATTACCAACCAGTTGCCCATAACTATACAAAAGTATTGTTTGGGGAAGATCACGTGTTCCGTGCCGGAACCATTGGTACTATTGCTGATAGAACAGCATTTGGATATGTTAAAAACTATGAGGAAACAACCGGCTTACAAATTAGGAAAGCTGAAGAGGAAAGGCTAGCAATGGGTTCGACTGGTGTTAAACGTACAACTGGTCAACATCCTGCCGGAATTATTGTTGTTCCTGATTACATGGACATCTTTGATTTCACTCCAATTCAGTTCCCTGCTGATGATCAAAATGCAGCCTGGAAGACGACTCATTTTGACTTCCATTCGATTCATGATAATATTTTGAAACTTGATATTCTTGGACATGATGATCCTACGATGATTCGTACACTTCAAGATTTGTCAGGAATTGATCCTTTGACCATTCCAGTCGATGATAAAGAAGTTATGTCATTGTTCTCTGGTACCGAAGCTCTTGGTGTTACGCCAGAACAAATATTTTCAAAGACTGGTACTCTTGGAGTTCCAGAATTTGGTACTCGTTTTGTTCGTGGAATGTTGGAGAAAACTCATCCAACCACATTCGCTGAACTCCTCCAAATTTCTGGGTTGTCACATGGTACTGATGTTTGGTTAGGGAACGCCGAAGAATTAATTGACAAAGGCGTCGTAACTTTGAAAGATGTTATCGGTTGTCGTGATAACATTATGATGGATTTAATCCACTACGGTATGGATTCACAAATTGCATTCCAAATAATGGAGCATGTTCGTAAAGGGCGTGGTATTCCAGATGAATGGAAACAAGCAATGAAAGACGCCGATGTGCCTGATTGGTACATTGAATCATGTCTTAAGATTAAATACATGTTCCCTAAAGCCCATGCTACAGCTTATATTTTAATGGCTCTAAGAATTGCTTACTTTAAAGTTCATTACCCACTTTATTACTACAGTGCGTACATGTCAGTACGTGCTGATGATTATGATTTGGTAGCAATGACTTCGGGTAAAGAAGCAGTCAAAAATGCCATGCAAGAAATTAATAGTAAGGGTATGGAAGCTTCAACTAAGGAAAAGAATTTGTTAACAGTACTTGAGATTGCTAATGAATGTATTGAACGTGGATTTAGAATAAAAATGGTTGATTTGGAAAAATCGGACGCATTTGAGTTCAAAATTATTGATGATCATACTTTACTAGCGCCATTTAATGCTATTCCAGGATTGGGTGACAATGTTGCTAAGCAAATTGTTGCTGCTAGGGAAGAACAACCATTCTTGTCTAAAGAGGATCTTTCAATTAGAGGAAAGGTCTCAAAAACAGTAATTGAATATATGTCAGACAATCATGCACTTGATGGAATGCCTGATGAAAACCAATTATCGTTGTTCTAG
- the rimP gene encoding ribosome maturation factor RimP has product MNTQTDELKAILQPILEKHDFFLVDLELVHERGDWYLRVYADKKGGITIDDCALISEEYGEKLDELDPIDPAYYLEVSSPGAERPLKNDEDLSNYQGAYVNVSLYQKIDNEKIYEGSLDEVTDDQITMTYKVKNIKKQVIIKRDKIAKIRLAIEF; this is encoded by the coding sequence TTGAACACACAAACTGATGAATTGAAAGCCATTTTACAACCAATTTTGGAAAAACATGACTTTTTTCTAGTAGATTTAGAACTTGTTCATGAACGTGGAGACTGGTATTTACGTGTCTATGCGGATAAAAAGGGTGGCATCACTATCGATGACTGTGCTTTGATCAGTGAAGAGTATGGTGAAAAACTTGACGAGCTAGATCCAATTGATCCAGCTTATTATTTAGAAGTTTCATCACCTGGGGCTGAACGTCCGCTCAAAAATGATGAAGATTTAAGTAACTATCAAGGTGCTTATGTTAATGTTTCTCTTTATCAAAAAATTGATAATGAGAAGATTTATGAAGGTTCTTTGGATGAAGTTACTGATGATCAAATTACAATGACTTACAAAGTTAAAAATATTAAAAAGCAAGTAATTATTAAAAGAGACAAAATTGCAAAAATTCGACTTGCGATAGAATTCTAA
- a CDS encoding isoprenyl transferase has protein sequence MTEKNIDGQKTDLRVPNHIAIIMDGNGRWAKRSGQPRIAGHKEGMNNVKRIATTASHLGVKVLSLYAFSTENWDRPSTEVNFLMKLPVDFFGIFMPDLIKENIRVVITGFKDNLPFKTRKVVDKAMNDTKDNTGMILNFAFNYGGRAEILNATKLIAEKAAAGEIDPATITEETFSKELFTSVLGQYADPDLLIRTSGEERISNFLLWQMAYTEMVFNDAYWPDYTSDDLVNDIKIFNDRDRRFGSV, from the coding sequence ATGACAGAAAAGAATATTGATGGGCAGAAAACAGATTTAAGAGTGCCAAATCATATTGCAATAATCATGGATGGAAATGGCCGTTGGGCAAAGAGAAGTGGCCAACCACGTATTGCTGGTCATAAAGAAGGCATGAACAATGTCAAACGTATCGCTACCACAGCTAGTCATCTAGGAGTAAAGGTATTGAGCTTATACGCTTTTTCTACTGAAAACTGGGATAGACCAAGTACCGAAGTCAACTTTTTAATGAAATTACCAGTTGATTTTTTTGGTATTTTTATGCCGGATTTGATTAAAGAAAACATTCGTGTCGTCATAACAGGATTCAAAGATAATTTACCATTCAAAACGCGAAAAGTTGTTGATAAGGCAATGAATGATACTAAAGATAATACTGGTATGATTTTGAACTTTGCCTTTAATTATGGTGGTAGAGCTGAGATCCTTAACGCTACTAAGTTAATTGCTGAAAAAGCCGCTGCAGGTGAAATTGATCCAGCCACTATTACTGAAGAGACCTTTTCAAAAGAATTATTTACAAGTGTGCTTGGACAATATGCAGATCCTGATTTGTTAATTAGAACTAGTGGTGAGGAGCGCATTTCTAACTTCTTATTGTGGCAAATGGCGTATACTGAGATGGTGTTTAATGATGCCTATTGGCCGGATTACACATCTGATGATTTGGTTAATGATATAAAGATTTTCAATGACAGAGACCGAAGGTTTGGTTCTGTTTAA
- a CDS encoding phosphatidate cytidylyltransferase has product MRQRVITAVIALAIFIPILLAGGIWLEIAAAALSMVGVFEIYIMRKRIIVSIDFVITILGTLALAVPINFYKGWMPDSFNRLDLLYVFVVLLLMVTVFSKNKFNFEDAAISAITMVYVGIGFHYLASVRNSKAGLGLLLFALIVVWSTDIFAYTFGRKIGKHKLWPAISPNKTWEGTIAGVICALIFSGIYMIFVPQKYPMVNMLMIAFVLSAFGQIGDLIESAYKRFYKVKDSGNILPGHGGILDRFDSMLIVLPMLHIFGLV; this is encoded by the coding sequence ATGAGACAACGTGTTATAACAGCAGTTATTGCACTTGCAATTTTTATCCCAATTCTGCTTGCGGGTGGAATTTGGCTTGAAATTGCTGCAGCTGCTTTATCGATGGTTGGTGTATTTGAGATATACATTATGCGTAAGCGTATAATCGTTTCAATTGATTTTGTGATTACAATATTAGGTACACTTGCACTTGCAGTTCCCATTAATTTTTATAAAGGATGGATGCCAGATAGTTTTAATAGGTTAGATCTTTTGTATGTTTTTGTGGTTCTACTTCTTATGGTTACAGTTTTCTCGAAGAATAAATTTAATTTTGAAGATGCTGCAATTTCAGCTATTACCATGGTTTATGTTGGAATTGGTTTCCACTACTTAGCATCAGTAAGAAATTCAAAAGCTGGCCTTGGACTGTTGTTATTTGCTTTAATAGTTGTATGGTCAACTGATATTTTTGCATATACATTTGGTAGAAAGATTGGAAAACACAAGTTATGGCCCGCAATCAGTCCCAATAAAACCTGGGAAGGTACAATTGCTGGAGTGATTTGTGCACTTATTTTTTCCGGAATTTATATGATTTTTGTACCTCAAAAGTATCCAATGGTTAATATGTTGATGATTGCATTTGTCCTTTCTGCATTTGGTCAAATCGGAGATTTAATAGAGTCAGCATATAAACGATTCTATAAAGTCAAAGATTCAGGTAACATTTTGCCAGGCCACGGTGGTATTTTGGACAGATTTGATAGTATGCTAATTGTTTTGCCAATGTTACACATTTTTGGTTTAGTCTAA
- the rnpM gene encoding RNase P modulator RnpM: MATRKVPMRKDILTDKMFPKREMVRIVRDKEGNISIDPTGKKSGRGAYVGLDPDAIKEAKSKKVLEKVFSKKVSPDFYDELFDFVDHQKARMDLFGDLGKKH, encoded by the coding sequence ATGGCAACTCGAAAAGTTCCAATGCGCAAAGATATTCTCACCGATAAAATGTTTCCAAAACGTGAAATGGTAAGAATAGTGAGAGATAAAGAAGGTAATATCTCCATCGACCCTACTGGGAAAAAATCTGGTAGAGGCGCATACGTTGGTTTAGATCCAGATGCAATTAAAGAAGCAAAATCAAAAAAAGTTTTAGAAAAGGTTTTCTCAAAGAAAGTTTCACCTGATTTTTACGATGAACTGTTTGACTTTGTTGATCACCAAAAGGCCAGAATGGACTTGTTCGGCGATTTAGGTAAGAAACATTGA
- the rseP gene encoding RIP metalloprotease RseP: protein MTAIITFIIVFGILVIVHEFGHYYAAKKSGILVREFSVGMGPKIVAYRKNSTTYTLRLLPLGGYVRMAGAQDDDSEIKPGTMSSLVVGENNKVTKIIISSKVYEANAVPVQISKADLVDELFIEGFENGDESETKRFDVDHDATIVEDDGTEVQIAPRDVQLQSVSVWKRMITNFAGPFNNFVLAILCSILAAFMMGSVSTNSNQLGVIQKDSVAQQAGLKENDIITKVNGNKTSNWMELATAIQKNPGKKIDLTVKSHGNTRSVSVVPKTQKSNGQKYGMLGVQSQRDYSLGAKFKFGFTSSIQTTQAIFSQLGKMLTGGFNINQLAGPVGIYSMTSQAASMGVITVIQFMAMLSLNLGIVNLIPIPALDGGKIVMNIIEAIRRKPIPEQYETVVSLIGVGILVVLMVAVTWNDIQRFFIK, encoded by the coding sequence ATGACCGCGATAATAACATTTATAATAGTTTTTGGTATTCTGGTGATTGTTCATGAGTTTGGACATTACTACGCTGCCAAAAAATCAGGAATTTTAGTACGTGAATTTTCAGTCGGAATGGGTCCGAAAATTGTGGCGTACAGAAAAAATAGTACGACATATACCTTAAGATTGTTACCTCTCGGAGGTTACGTCCGAATGGCTGGAGCTCAAGACGATGATTCTGAGATAAAGCCAGGTACCATGTCTTCTTTAGTTGTGGGCGAAAATAATAAGGTCACGAAGATAATTATCTCTAGCAAGGTTTATGAGGCCAATGCTGTTCCGGTACAAATTTCCAAGGCCGATTTAGTCGATGAATTATTCATTGAAGGTTTTGAAAATGGTGATGAATCTGAAACAAAGAGATTTGATGTTGATCACGATGCAACGATTGTCGAAGACGACGGTACAGAAGTTCAAATTGCGCCACGTGATGTTCAACTTCAATCTGTTTCCGTCTGGAAGAGAATGATAACTAACTTTGCTGGTCCATTTAATAATTTTGTGCTAGCAATCCTTTGTTCAATCCTTGCTGCTTTTATGATGGGATCAGTTTCTACTAATTCTAATCAATTAGGTGTGATACAAAAAGACAGTGTTGCTCAACAAGCAGGGCTGAAAGAAAATGATATTATCACTAAAGTTAATGGGAATAAAACCAGCAACTGGATGGAACTTGCTACAGCAATTCAAAAGAATCCAGGAAAGAAAATAGATCTTACTGTAAAATCTCATGGGAATACGAGATCTGTATCTGTTGTCCCTAAAACTCAAAAAAGTAATGGGCAAAAATATGGAATGCTTGGTGTTCAGAGTCAGAGAGATTACAGTTTAGGTGCAAAATTCAAATTTGGTTTCACATCTAGTATTCAAACCACTCAAGCCATTTTTTCTCAATTAGGTAAAATGCTTACGGGTGGATTTAACATCAATCAATTGGCTGGACCGGTTGGTATTTATTCCATGACATCCCAAGCTGCATCGATGGGAGTTATTACGGTAATTCAGTTTATGGCAATGTTGTCGCTGAATCTAGGTATTGTTAACTTGATTCCGATTCCAGCACTTGATGGTGGGAAAATTGTTATGAACATAATCGAGGCAATCAGAAGAAAGCCAATTCCAGAGCAATATGAGACTGTTGTATCATTAATCGGGGTAGGTATTTTAGTAGTATTAATGGTCGCAGTTACGTGGAACGATATTCAAAGATTCTTTATAAAATAG